In Carya illinoinensis cultivar Pawnee chromosome 7, C.illinoinensisPawnee_v1, whole genome shotgun sequence, the following are encoded in one genomic region:
- the LOC122315996 gene encoding syntaxin-32-like isoform X2 — protein sequence MHVRSAQSFRDRTQEFQSIADQLKKSFSSGSVPNGPSSSSKSEEQRSAVAIQSEFNKRASKIGYGIHQTSQKLAKLAKLAKRTSVFDDPTKEIQELTALIKQDITALNSAVVDLQLHCNSRNESGNVSSDTNSHSTAVVDDLKNQLMSTTKEFKEVLTMRTEVWTVLLGILASSSMLLISLGFWVEKRIGSLFRNFLCGSIGEEKKFHLVSWKKVCQPLDGGGLGIKDLKVFNRALLGKWLWRYHLESEALWKNVIDVEYGSLWGGWCSKASSGAYGVSLWKFIRKGWDFFSNNFRLKVGDGKRILFWHDLWCGDTAL from the exons ATGCATGTCAGATCGGCACAATCGTTCCGTGATCGGACTCAGGAGTTCCAGAGCATAGCTGATCAGCTTAAGAAGTCATTTTCATCAGGGTCTGTGCCAAATGGACCAAGCAGCAGCTCAAAGTCAGAGGAACAGCGATCTGCAGTTGCAATTCAGTCCGAGTTTAACAAGAGGGCCTCTAAGATCGGTTATGGGATACACCAGACATCGCAGAAACTGGCAAAGCTGGCAAAGT TGGCAAAGAGGACTTCAGTTTTTGATGACCCCACCAAAGAGATCCAGGAACTGACAGCTCTTATCAAACAAGATATTACTGCACTAAACTCTGCTGTTGTAGACCTTCAGCTTCACTGCAACTCTAGAAACGAGAGTGGGAATGTCTCTAGTGACACCAATAGTCACTCAACTGCAGTTGTAGATGACCTGAAGAATCAGTTGATGAGCACCACAAAAGAGTTCAAAGAAGTTTTGACCATGAGAACAGAGGTATGGACAGTGTTGCTTGGTATCCTTGCTTCTTCGTCTATGCTGCTTATCTCATTGGGATTCTG GGTTGAAAAGAGAATTGGGAGTTTATTTCGGAACTTCTTATGCGGCAGTataggagaggaaaaaaagtttCACTTGGTTAGTTGGAAGAAAGTTTGTCAACCATTGGATGGTGGTGGTTTGGGGATTAAAGATTTAAAGGTTTTTAATAGAGCTttacttgggaaatggctttggagatatcatTTGGAAAGTGAAGCTCTATGGAAAAATGTGATAGATGTGGAGTATGGAAGTTTgtggggaggttggtgttctAAAGCTTCTAGTGGAGCATATGGGGTGAGTttgtggaaatttattagaaaaggaTGGGATTTCTTCTCTAATAATTTTAGATTGAAGGTAGGAGATGGAAAGAGAATTCTCTTTTGGCATGATTTGTGGTGTGGGGATACTGCTCTCTAG
- the LOC122315568 gene encoding translation initiation factor IF-2-like yields MVGGGSRRDEGSMVINKTNVFAALETLRKKKKSDKDRKSSKGSSKAQTASAAAQPKEPEPQVYWAPAPLNAKSWADVDDEDDDDYYATTAPPQAVWSAADQHDRQHQEQESPLQDSESEEDIFEEGDDDVEEEHEREPDVPVHPGPVGKKSLEVSERPKESERQLSKKERKKKELAELEALLADFGVTQKESNGQDESSDVAQDKKGGEPNADGDKRENAESKSSKKKKKKEKTSKEVKEANEHPNNSDATNGQDEAAVTEQTEEDASAVDVKERLKKMASVKKKKSSKEMDAAAKAAAQEAAARNARLAAAKKKEKNHYNQQPVR; encoded by the exons ATGGTGGGCGGTGGAAGCAGGAGAGACGAGGGGTCGATGGTGATCAACAAAACCAATGTGTTTGCGGCGCTCGAGACTCtgcggaagaagaagaagtccgATAAGGACCGCAAGAGCAGTAAAGGTTCCTCTAAGGCCCAAACCGCATCAGCGGCGGCCCAGCCCAAGGAGCCCGAGCCGCAGGTGTATTGGGCGCCGGCCCCTTTGAATGCCAAATCGTGGGCCGATGTTGACGATGAAGATGACGATGACTATTATGCCACGACCGCCCCGCCCCAGGCGGTCTGGAGCGCGGCGGATCAGCATGATCGGCAGCATCAGGAGCAGGAAAGCCCTCTACAG GATAGTGAGAGTGAAGAAGATATTTTTGAGGAAGGTGATGATGATGTAGAGGAAGAGCATGAACGTGAACCAGATGTTCCTGTGCACCCTGGACCAGTAGGGAAGAAATCTCTTGAAGTTTCTGAGCGACCTAAGGAGTCGGAGAGGCAGCTTTCAAAaaaggagaggaagaagaaagaacttGCAGAACTTGAGGCCCTTTTGGCTGATTTTGGAGTTACCCAGAAAGAGAGCAATGGTCAAGATGAGTCCAGTG ATGTTGCACAGGATAAGAAAGGTGGGGAGCCTAATGCAGATGGAGATAAGAGGGAAAATGCAGAGTCCAAAAgttccaagaaaaagaaaaagaaggagaaaaCTTCCAAGGAGGTGAAAGAAGCCAATGAACATCCCAACAACTCGGATGCAACCAATGGGCAGGATGAAGCTGCTGTTACTGAACAGACAGAGGAGGATGCATCGGCTGTTGATGTGAAAGAGCGGCTAAAGAAGATGGCAtctgtgaagaagaagaaatctagTAAAGAGATGGATGCTGCTGCAAAAGCTGCTGCTCAAGAGGCCGCTGCAAGGAATGCAAGACTTGCTGCagcaaagaagaaagagaagaaccATTACAATCAGCAGCCAGTGCGGTAA
- the LOC122315996 gene encoding syntaxin-32-like isoform X1 — protein sequence MHVRSAQSFRDRTQEFQSIADQLKKSFSSGSVPNGPSSSSKSEEQRSAVAIQSEFNKRASKIGYGIHQTSQKLAKLAKLAKRTSVFDDPTKEIQELTALIKQDITALNSAVVDLQLHCNSRNESGNVSSDTNSHSTAVVDDLKNQLMSTTKEFKEVLTMRTENLKVHENRRQLFSSTASKDSTNPFVRQRPLAARSAASTSNAPPPPWANGSPSSSQSVPRKQMDGESQPLVQHQQQQQQLVPLQDTYMQSRAEALQNVESTIHELSSIFNQLATLVSQQGEIAIRIDENMDDTLANVEGAQGALLKYLNSISSNRWLMIKIFFVLIFFLMVFLFFVA from the exons ATGCATGTCAGATCGGCACAATCGTTCCGTGATCGGACTCAGGAGTTCCAGAGCATAGCTGATCAGCTTAAGAAGTCATTTTCATCAGGGTCTGTGCCAAATGGACCAAGCAGCAGCTCAAAGTCAGAGGAACAGCGATCTGCAGTTGCAATTCAGTCCGAGTTTAACAAGAGGGCCTCTAAGATCGGTTATGGGATACACCAGACATCGCAGAAACTGGCAAAGCTGGCAAAGT TGGCAAAGAGGACTTCAGTTTTTGATGACCCCACCAAAGAGATCCAGGAACTGACAGCTCTTATCAAACAAGATATTACTGCACTAAACTCTGCTGTTGTAGACCTTCAGCTTCACTGCAACTCTAGAAACGAGAGTGGGAATGTCTCTAGTGACACCAATAGTCACTCAACTGCAGTTGTAGATGACCTGAAGAATCAGTTGATGAGCACCACAAAAGAGTTCAAAGAAGTTTTGACCATGAGAACAGAG AACTTGAAGGTTCACGAGAACAGAAGACAGTTGTTTTCTTCTACTGCTTCGAAGGACTCTACAAATCCTTTTGTGCGTCAGCGTCCGCTGGCTGCCAGGTCTGCTGCTAGTACCTCAAACGCCCCCCCTCCTCCATGGGCCAATGGGTCACCATCTTCATCCCAATCGGTTCCTAG AAAGCAGATGGATGGGGAGAGTCAGCCATTGGTGCAGCATCAACAGCAACAACAGCAGCTGGTTCCATTGCAAGACACTTACATGCAGAGCAGAGCTGAGGCACTTCAGAATGTAGAATCCACTATTCATGAGCTCAGCAGCATTTTCAACCAGCTGGCAACACTGGTCTCTCAGCAAGGAGAGATTGCGATCAG GATTGATGAGAACATGGATGACACGTTGGCAAATGTGGAGGGAGCACAAGGAGCGCTGCTCAAGTATCTGAACAGCATATCATCTAATAGGTGGCTGATGATCAAGATATTCTTTGTATTGATCTTTTTTCTAATGGTTTTCCTATTTTTTGTGGCCTAG